The nucleotide sequence GCTCCTGTTTGAGATTGTTTCACGTCGAATCTGAATTGATACAGCAGTTTTCAGTAGGAGACCAGCTTCCGGTGAACTGGTAGATAAGTTTCCCCGGGAAAGTCAGGCGGCTGACTCCCCTACTGCGAGGCGTGATCAAACTCCCCTTCTATTGATACTATTTTTGGCAGGCGTTTCCTTGAAGGAGCTTCAAAGCTTTTTGGGCGGATAGATTCATGGCAGAAAGGGCAGCTTTCTAGCTGGCCAGCAATCTGGCAAGCTTGCTTACAAGACTGATTTCTCTCCATCTTTTCGAGTGGCCAACAGTCCGGACGGCATGGTGGCCCTGCAACAAACTACCCAGAAAACATTTCTGCTTGCCAGTCGGGAAGAATGGTGCTAATCAGGCTGGCATGACGATTATTGCTGTTGCCAACACAAAAGGAGGAGTCGGAAAATCGACCGCCGCCGTCCATATCGCTGCCTGGCTCCACGACCAGGGGCACAGCGTGCTATTAGCTGACTGCGATACGCAACACAGTTCCAGCGAATGGATTCGCGAAGCGTGCCCCGACGTAAAGACGGTAATCTTGGATAAGCCGGATGACATTCTCAACGAATTGCCTGCCCTGGCCCAGGAAACCGATTTTGTCGTAGCTGATGGACCTGGCAGCCAGACCGAAACGAGTAGGGCCTTGTTGTTGAGGGCCGATCTGGCGGTCGTCCCGTGCAAGGCAAGCATGCTAGAGATTCGAGCCTTGGCGAAAGCAACTGAAGTCCTGCGACAGGCTCAGGACATCCGAGGTGGTCTGCCTAAGGCGATTATTGTGCTCAGCATGGTCGGCAAAAAGTATCGTCTTACCCAAGACATGATCGAAGCGGCGGCGGCCTTGAATCTTCCGATGGCCAAGACGCCGCTTGTCCTGCGACAAATCTACGCTGATGCTCCCGGTCAAGGAGCACTTGTTTGGCAAATGGGAGCCCGTGCCCGTGAAGCCTCGATGGAGGCGAAACGCCTTTTCTCCGAGATTTTGCCTGAGGCCAAGGCAAAGAAAGTCAAAACCAAGCGAGAGGCAAGGAGGTCCGCATGAGCCCACGAAGATCTTTGGTGACCGGTCTTTCGGAAACACCCAATGTTACCGAACAGGAAAAGAAATTTGTGTTTGGTAGCGATGACGAATCGATGGAACCAATTACGGAATCAAAGTTGAACGCATTTGCCAAGATTGATAATTCGCAAAATACCGAGGAAGTCCTTCCGCAATATCGTGGCCGCGTGCCGTTGACAACGCGTTGTGATCCCAAGTTGGCGTCCGCCCTCAAAAGAGCTTCCCTGAAGCGACAACTCGAAGGCCTCGAAACTTGCCAGATCCAGGAGATCATTGAAGAAGCAGTTGAGACGTGGCTGAAAGAGCACGGATACTATTGATTTTTGTCCGAGTTAACCGATGAAATAGCCCTTTACCTTGCTTATCAACATTCATGCTCATCTCAGGCATCCCTGTCGAAAACTGACTGCTCGCCTAGCCCTCTTCTCTCGACTGGAGATTGCCAATACTTCTGGGCGACATCATTCTGTTTTCTTTACAAAGCTAATTGCTTCTTGCTGCTGCTCTGAACTGGGATTAAGTTTCAGAAACTTCACAATTTCACGGATGACGGTCTCTGGCTCACGCAGCAACTCGGTGAAGTCCACTCTGAGGCGTGAGGTATTTAATTCCTGCAAAGCCTGATCACGTTGGCTGAGCATTCGTGGAAGCACGTAATCGATCGCCTCAATCGGCCATCCCCAATATGCGTTCTGCAAAGACCGCTTTGACTCCTCGATAGGTCGATCCACGACAATGAATTTCGGGTTATCCCAAGCTTGGACTAGTTCCGGTACCAGCATGGAAAGAATAGGATGTTTGCCACCGAGGCAGCTGGAGCTCTCAGGTGCTTCTCGGCAGCGTTTGTTGGCCCACCAACGCAGCAAGGGTACGGATTCCTCACTACCAATATCTCTCGATAACCAGGGTTCTTTGAAGATGTTTCGGCAAACGTCCCCTAACAGATCGTCCTCAAAGAATCCGGTTGGATTGTTGACGTTCGCGGGTTTCAAGTGGGAGCCGAGCTCAACGCCCAAATGCTGCAGCACGCCAGTCACGCAGCTCGTTCCGCCACGGTAGAGTCCGAGCACGGCGACCATCGGAAGCGAGATCTCGCCGCAGGTAAGTTCTTCGGCTCCCCACCAGAGGTTTCGCTCCTCTTTTTTGCGGGTGATGCTGCTCAGCCCTTCGATTTGACCGACCAGCCACTTGCGTGGCACAAACATTCCGCTTGAGTTCCGCTTGTGCCATTCGCCGTAATGGTGATCGATATGATGCCCCTCTTTCCAATCACGAGCCTCGTTGAGGTGCTGGTAAAGGCTGCGGATTGTTTCCCTACCTTGGACAGCATAACAATGCGTGCGATTGACGTTGAATGGCTGATAGACCCACTCATTGATTTTGCGAGGGAGCCGTAAATGTTGCTGTAAGTGCTGGCCCCCCAGGTAAATCATCTTCCACTGCTCGGGAAGGTGATGAAAAAACGAGTGACACGACGCCTCAAACTCTTCCACAAGAAACGCGTCGTCTTCCATGATGAGAACACGTTCCACACCGCTTGTTAGGCAGGTTTCCAGGATCTGGACGTGACTGCGGTAGCATCCCCAGGCTCCCTCACCTGCTGTCCACCAGGAGGGAGGCGGAGCAAGTTGACCATTCACTGCCGGGAATCGAACGATCCTTCCGAAAGGCCAGCGATCTCGCATCCGTTCGCAAAAAGCCTCCCAGCGGTCTTCCCGTGAGGGCAGATTTACCACGAAAGTAACGGGAAATATCTCTTCCAGAGAAGCGTTTTGGAGTGTCATGATCAGCGACAAGATTCTCGAAAGTGCTTATTCGATAAATTTTGCAAATTGCCTGTAACTGTATGGGCCTATTACAAAGCTAACAGCTTTGTGTATCTCCAGGAAAGATGGCGTGATAAATGGGCTGAAGGTTGCTCTGCGTGTTCACCGCAGCCCAAGCGTTTCGGCAAATGCAATTCGATCCTTGTACATAACTCCTTCATTTAATTGGGGTTAAGGCAATGCAAAGGTCGGGTTATTCGGCGACCTGAGGAAAAATCAAGAAAAACATTTGCAACTGAAACGAAAAAAAACTTATAACATGCATCATCGTTGAATTCCCCCCAAAACGAGTCCGCACGTAGGAGTGGAGGCTTGGTTGGGGTGCCGCTACATATCTGCATTCGTGTGGTGGTTACTAGGGAATGGATCTCCTTTTCTTCTTACCTTGCAGTACCCGAGGATCGGATGTCGTACGACCGCTCGTTCTGGAATCAGCTGTTAACCGGTTTTCCTGCCGTTTCGCCCAAAAAGGATAAGAAGAAGCGTCGAAATCGAGGTGCACGCAAGGCACAGCTCGAGACATTAGAGCATCGCCAGCTTTTGGCTGCGGACGCCAGCTTAGTCTTTGGCTCTCCGTCGGTGGTTGAGGAGGAATCGGGATCCGAGGTCGAGTCGGATGCTAATTCAAGCGGCTCAATTCTGTCGCTCTATGAGGATATGGCTAATGACGAGGAGATGACTTCAAGCACGATCGAGCAACCAGAACATGGCAAGATCGAACCCTTGGTTTTGGAAGGAGAGTCTTCATACCTGTGGTCCATACTTGAGGGTGAGGGAAGTTCGAGCGGGGGCTCTAGTGGTGGATCGAGTAGCTACAGCGGTGGATCGAGTAGCTACAGCGGTGGATCGAGTAGCTACAGCGGTGGATCGAGTAGCTACAGCGGTGGATCAAGTAGCTACAGCGGTGGATCAAGTAGTTCGGGTGGTAGCTCCGGCGGTTCCGGTGGCAGTTCAGGCGGATTCTCTGCGGACCTGTTCGACAAATCATTGGACGATCAAGAAGGAAACGGGACTACCCTTTGCGGTTGCAATGGGGTCTCCGGCGGCCAATCGAAGATGAGCGCGGCTAAGACGTCGTACAACACGTCTGGAGACCTGGTCCTATCCTTCAAAGTCGAAGTTTCCGCGGGAAGTGGCGTCAGTGATTCGGTAAGCCTGGCTGTTGATTTTGGAAACGCGTCAACTCAGACCGACTCGAAGAGTTTCACCGGCTCCGAAACTCTTGTCTTTACTTTTACCTATGATCGGGATGACGTTTCATCAGACGATGTTGCCAGCTATAAGGCAACCCTATCGTCGTCGAATCTTGTCGGTGGACCTCAAACAAAATCGGGCCAAGTCTACCTTGGGGAACAAGGGGTAAGTCTAGACAATGTCGCCAATCTTTCGCTATACAGCGGCGGAGCCCAATTCTCCTATGGCGATGAGAACGCGTTTTTCCCCTCGGACTCCAGCGGTGGTTTCGAGCCCGCGCCGGGAAGTTTCGCTACGCTCACACCAGTCAGTGGTGGCTACGAGTTAGTAGACAGGGAAAACAACAAATACGAATTCGATACGAATGGAAATATAACCGCCTCATCCGATGCACAAGGGCGTGAAACCTCGTATGGCTACACGACTATCGGGTCAACGCCTCGCCTAACTTCCGTGGTTTCGCCCTTCGAGTCGATTACTTACGGCTATACGGGCGACTTGTTGACGAGCATTATCAGTTCGCTTGGAACGTCGATGACGCTGGGGTATACCAGCGGCAAGCTGACTTCTGTCACGTTGGAAGATCCGGATGGAGCTGATCCTCTTCCCGCTCCAGTAACGACCTATTCGTACAACGTCGATGATCGAATCTCGACGGTGACCCAGGCCGGGTTGGTTTCCACTTACACTTACGACACGTTGGGGTACGTCGATTCGATCGAATATTCTGATGGTTCTTCCATTGATATCGTTTCTCCGCAATACGCCGCGAATACAACAGGAGAGTACACCGAGACCATCACCGATTCTCAAGGGATCGCTACTTCGTACACCTACAACGAGTTGGGTTATCTTATCAAGGAAGTCGATGCTCTAGGAAACGTTACAACATACGAGCGGGACGAGAATGGACTTGTGGAAACGTTAACGCTTCCCGATCCGGACGGAGCCGGTCCTCTCACATCGCCTGTTTACGCATATACCTACGACAGTCGCGGGAATATGCTAACCGAGACACTGCCTGACAGTTCGGTGAGAACCTGGGTTTACCATGCAACGTGGAATGAGCCAACAAAATACACCGATGCGACCGGAGAGATCACGCTCTATACCTACGACGCGACCTATCAGTTGTTGCTGACCGAGACCTTGGTGGTTGGTAACATTGATGACGGCGTCAATATGGAGACAAACGACCTTACGACCACCTACACTTACACCGCTGCCCCGTCCATCTCTTCCGATCCACCTCAAGGATTGGTCGAAACGATCACCGACCCAGACGGAGTGGTAACGGAGTACGAATACGACCAGTACGGCAATACAACGGACGTTACTTTTGCCTCGGGAACCAGCGACGAAGCCACGAAGAGTTGGACTTATGATTCGTACGGTTACTTTCTGACAGAAACCGATGAGCGCGGCAATACAACGACCTACACCTACGACGACCTACATCGGGTTTTGACGATGACGTCACCAGATCCTGACGGGGCTGGTGGCGTTGCGGCAACGGTCACTACCTACACCTACAACTCGATGCTCAAGGTCAGTTCGGTTGACGTGAATGGTCGTACAACCACCTACGGTTATGACTCAAAGGGGCGACTCGACGAGATCACAGAAGAAGATCCAGATGGCGCAGGAGCCCTCACTTCACCCGAGACGTCGTACACGTACGATTCGTCGGGCAACGTGCTCACCGAAACGGATCCACTGGGGAACGTCACCACGTATGGTTATACCGACGGCCTGCTCACCAGTATCACCCTCCCCGATCCCGATGGCGCGGGTGGGCTGTCAGCTCCCGTCACCTCCTACACCTACAATGCAGTAGGACGCGTCCTTACGGAAACCGACCCGCTCAGTGGTGTTACCACCTACACTTACGACAATCTCGGGCGAGTCACCGGCGTCTCGCTGCCAGATCCTGATGGTGTAGGTTCTTTGACGTCGCTTTCCAGTTCCACGAGCTACGACGCATTCAGTCGTGTCACTAGCTATACTGATTTCGATGGTGTCACGACAACATACACCTACGACTCCGAAGGAAACCTGCTCACCGAAACGACTCCGTTAGGTACGACAACCTATACCTACGACGATCTTTATCAGCTAGTCGAAGTCGAAACGGAAGATCCCGACGGAGCTGGGCCTCTGGCTGCTTTGGTCACCACGTACACCTATACAGCCATGGGACAGGTTGCCTCGAAAACAACTTCGAAGGGGACGACGAGTTATACTTATGACCATCGAGGTCGTCTGAAAACGGTTACTGAGCCTGATCCAGATGGAGCTGGAGCGCAGACAGCTCCGGTTACAAGTTATACCTACGACGATGTCGGAAACTTGTTGACCACCACCGACCCACTGGGACATGTCACGACTTACGTCTACGACAATCTCAACAATCTTACCCAAGAAACTTTGCCCGATCCCGATGGTGCCGGAGCTTTAACCTCGCCTGTAACGACGTACGAATACAATGTGTTCGGAGAACTCGTCAGCGTCACCGATCCCAATGGAGGCGAGACGACCTATACCTATGATAATTTGGGCCGCCTGATCACTCTGACGGAACCAGATCCCGATGGTGGCGGGGCCCTCTCGGCTGCCGAGATTACCTACGTATACGACGCCGCTGGTCAACTTACCAGTGAGACGGACCAGCTGGGCAACACGACCACTTACACCTACGACAACTTGGGCAGGCTCATCACCGAAACCTTGCCCGATCCGGATGGTGCAGGTTCAGCGACCTCGCCTGTGTATAGCTACACCTATGACGCGGCGGGGAATTTGTTGACGGCTACTGATCCTCTTTCCCGCACCACCACCTATACCTACGACACCATGGGGCGGCTGCGAACAGAGACCCTCCCCGATCCGGATGGTGGTGGCTCACTCTCGGCGCCGGTTACCACCTACACCTATAACACCCGAGGGCAACTGGCGAGTGTCACCGACGCCGAATCTCAGACGGTGAGTTACACCTATAACTCAGCCGGGCTAACGGCGACCATGACCGATCCATTTGGCACCACGGTCTACATCTACGATGCCTTGGGCCGTCAGATTGCCATCTACGAGCCCGATTATGATGGCGCGGGATCCCAGTTGGCCCCGGTGACCTTGTTTGAGTACAACGACGACGGGGAACTAGCAGCCGTCATTACTCGGGATGGCAAGACCAGTTACGAGTATGACAACCTGGGAAGAATTATTTCGGTCACCGAAGCCGATCCAGACGATTCGGGGCTCGCTTCCGGTACCGGGCTTGGCTCGGGGACGGGAGTCACCGGCTCGGCCTCGGGCGGGGCAGAGATTGTTGTGACCGATGGCGTTGTTTCGGGCGTCGTCCTTACCGACGGTTCTTCCTCGGTGAGCTTCGGGGCAGTCGACATTGGTAAATACGCGATCCGAACATTCGAGATCGCAAATATCGGTGGCAGCGATCTATTGATTAGCTCGATCACCCTCCCAAGTGATTTCAAGATCATTTCTTATTCCGATGAGGAAGTAGCCCCAGGTGAGTCAACCACGATCACCGTGCGATTCGCTCCCACGTCGATCGCCTCCTATTCGGTCGCTTTGACAATCAATAACAATGATAGCGATGAGTCGTCATTTGAAATTCAGCTTACCGGTTCGGGGCAAGCGAGTTCCAACGGTAGCGAAGCAGCGGCTTCGACGAGCTACGTCTACAATTCAAACGGTCGGATCACGAGTGAAACTGATGCCCTGAGCAATACCACGAGCTATCTATACGACAATCTTGGTCGACTGACCAAGAAGACCGACGCGGAAGGTGGCGAGACGGAATATACCTACGATGCCAACGGCAATATGCTGACTCTGACCGATCCTGAGGAGAATGTCACAACCTGGACGTACGACTACCTGAATCAGGTTCTCACCGATACGAACCAACTGAGTGACGTTCGCAGCTACGAATATGATGCGGCTGGCAACCTGACAGAGTATACCGATCGCAACGGCCGGGTTACCGAGTACATTTACGATGATTTACAGCGCCGCACAGCCGAAAAGTGGATGGATGGAGCCACCGTCCTCCATACACTTTCCTACGCGTACGATGCCGCTTCTCAGTTGACCAGTGCGTCCGATTCCGCGGCCACCTACACGTTCACTTACGACAACTTAGGGCGCGTAACGAATACCGAACACGACCTGGCAGCCCTAGGTTTTGATGTCGATTTGGAGGAAGCGTACGATTCGCTCGGTCGTCGCACGGGCCTAACGGCAGTCGTGGATGGCGCCGATGACCTGGCGAATGAATATACCTACGACTACTGGAATCGTCTCACGCGAGTCACCCAAGGAGGCACGGGCGGATCCGGCGGAAGTGTTGTCGCGGAAAAACGGGTCGATTTTACGTACGATGCCGAAGACGATTATCAATTTGCATCGATTACCGCCTATGCCGATCTAGCTGGCTCGGAACTGGTTTATACGAGCGGCTATACCTACGATCGTGCCGATCGACTGACCGCATTGAGCTACCAAGATAGTAGCAGTTCAACGCTTGCTGGTTACACCTGGGGCTTCGACTCGGCAAACCGCTTGACCGATTTTACGGTGACCGGATATTCGGCCGAGAATGCCACGTACAGCTACGATGACACCAGTCAATTAACGGGAGCCGACCGCAACGGCACGTCCAACGATGAGTCGTACGCCTACGATAGTAATGGCAATCGTACGAGCTACACCATTGGGGACAACAACCAAATCACTTCCGACGGGACGTACAGTTACACGTACGACGACGAAGGGAACCGTCTTACCAAGACTAACATCTCGACGGGCGAAGTGATCGAGTACCAATGGGACTATCGCAACCGCTTGACCGGCATCACCACAAAGGATAGTGGCGGCTCAGTCACCCATGATGTTGACTACACATACGACATCTTCAATCACCGCATCGTGAAAACGATCGATGCCGATGGGGCTGGCAGTGGTACGGCCACCAAGGAGGTTTACATCTATGACGGACTTCGCGAAGAAATGGGCAACGCGGGGGATCACATTCTGTTCGCGTTTGATGAAAGTGATGACTTAATCGACCGCTTTCTGTATGGGGCCAGCGTTGACCAGATATTAGCCCAAGAGGAAGTCACCAGCACCAGTAGTGCAGGAGATGTTCTCTGGGCTTTGAGCGACAATTTAGGGAGTATCCGCGACGTTGCTTCTTATAACCCTGTCACCGATACAACGACAATTGTTAATCATCTCGCCTACGATGCGTTCGGCAACGTTACTTCGGAAAGTAACACCGCAATCGATCTACTTTTCGCTTACACGGGACGTGAACGCGACGAAGAAAGTGCGTTGCAGTACAACCGGGCAAGGTACTACGACACTGGGACAGGACAGTGGATTAGCCAAGATCCGTTGGGGTTTGATGCTGGGGATGAGAACCTGTATCGATATGTCGGCAACACCGTATTAGTATTTAGTGACCCCTCTGGCCTTGAGGAAAGAACGTGGGGAAGGTTCCTCTACGAAGAAGTAAATCCTTGGGGATTTGGCGAAACAAGAGGTAAACAGATTGGTGAAGGAATTGGCGCATGGGCCAACATTCCTAATGATATTCGCCGCTTTAAGAGTCGATTAAAATCGACGAATGATCTTAAACGTCGCGCAACTGCTAATATGGCTGACCCAAGATCTATCAATGTGAATTTTGATGGGCCCTTGATGGATGATTATCGCAAGAGCCGCAAGCAAATGATGGATCGCGGAAGAGATGATGTAAATAACGCAGTCAAGGAAGTGACAGAAGGAGCAATTGCAGCTGCTGAATTAACCGAAGCATGCCTAACCACGGCAATGGGAGGCCTCCCAGGTAGTAAGGGAAATGTTGTAAAGGAGGTAGCAACAGATGGTTTGGAAGCAGCGGCTGGAGCTCTTGGAAAAAAAGGAGCAAAACAAGTAACGGAGGAAGCGGCGGGCCAGGGA is from Bremerella cremea and encodes:
- a CDS encoding ParA family protein, with product MTIIAVANTKGGVGKSTAAVHIAAWLHDQGHSVLLADCDTQHSSSEWIREACPDVKTVILDKPDDILNELPALAQETDFVVADGPGSQTETSRALLLRADLAVVPCKASMLEIRALAKATEVLRQAQDIRGGLPKAIIVLSMVGKKYRLTQDMIEAAAALNLPMAKTPLVLRQIYADAPGQGALVWQMGARAREASMEAKRLFSEILPEAKAKKVKTKREARRSA
- a CDS encoding glycosyltransferase family 25 protein; its protein translation is MNGQLAPPPSWWTAGEGAWGCYRSHVQILETCLTSGVERVLIMEDDAFLVEEFEASCHSFFHHLPEQWKMIYLGGQHLQQHLRLPRKINEWVYQPFNVNRTHCYAVQGRETIRSLYQHLNEARDWKEGHHIDHHYGEWHKRNSSGMFVPRKWLVGQIEGLSSITRKKEERNLWWGAEELTCGEISLPMVAVLGLYRGGTSCVTGVLQHLGVELGSHLKPANVNNPTGFFEDDLLGDVCRNIFKEPWLSRDIGSEESVPLLRWWANKRCREAPESSSCLGGKHPILSMLVPELVQAWDNPKFIVVDRPIEESKRSLQNAYWGWPIEAIDYVLPRMLSQRDQALQELNTSRLRVDFTELLREPETVIREIVKFLKLNPSSEQQQEAISFVKKTE
- a CDS encoding RHS repeat-associated core domain-containing protein — its product is MSYDRSFWNQLLTGFPAVSPKKDKKKRRNRGARKAQLETLEHRQLLAADASLVFGSPSVVEEESGSEVESDANSSGSILSLYEDMANDEEMTSSTIEQPEHGKIEPLVLEGESSYLWSILEGEGSSSGGSSGGSSSYSGGSSSYSGGSSSYSGGSSSYSGGSSSYSGGSSSSGGSSGGSGGSSGGFSADLFDKSLDDQEGNGTTLCGCNGVSGGQSKMSAAKTSYNTSGDLVLSFKVEVSAGSGVSDSVSLAVDFGNASTQTDSKSFTGSETLVFTFTYDRDDVSSDDVASYKATLSSSNLVGGPQTKSGQVYLGEQGVSLDNVANLSLYSGGAQFSYGDENAFFPSDSSGGFEPAPGSFATLTPVSGGYELVDRENNKYEFDTNGNITASSDAQGRETSYGYTTIGSTPRLTSVVSPFESITYGYTGDLLTSIISSLGTSMTLGYTSGKLTSVTLEDPDGADPLPAPVTTYSYNVDDRISTVTQAGLVSTYTYDTLGYVDSIEYSDGSSIDIVSPQYAANTTGEYTETITDSQGIATSYTYNELGYLIKEVDALGNVTTYERDENGLVETLTLPDPDGAGPLTSPVYAYTYDSRGNMLTETLPDSSVRTWVYHATWNEPTKYTDATGEITLYTYDATYQLLLTETLVVGNIDDGVNMETNDLTTTYTYTAAPSISSDPPQGLVETITDPDGVVTEYEYDQYGNTTDVTFASGTSDEATKSWTYDSYGYFLTETDERGNTTTYTYDDLHRVLTMTSPDPDGAGGVAATVTTYTYNSMLKVSSVDVNGRTTTYGYDSKGRLDEITEEDPDGAGALTSPETSYTYDSSGNVLTETDPLGNVTTYGYTDGLLTSITLPDPDGAGGLSAPVTSYTYNAVGRVLTETDPLSGVTTYTYDNLGRVTGVSLPDPDGVGSLTSLSSSTSYDAFSRVTSYTDFDGVTTTYTYDSEGNLLTETTPLGTTTYTYDDLYQLVEVETEDPDGAGPLAALVTTYTYTAMGQVASKTTSKGTTSYTYDHRGRLKTVTEPDPDGAGAQTAPVTSYTYDDVGNLLTTTDPLGHVTTYVYDNLNNLTQETLPDPDGAGALTSPVTTYEYNVFGELVSVTDPNGGETTYTYDNLGRLITLTEPDPDGGGALSAAEITYVYDAAGQLTSETDQLGNTTTYTYDNLGRLITETLPDPDGAGSATSPVYSYTYDAAGNLLTATDPLSRTTTYTYDTMGRLRTETLPDPDGGGSLSAPVTTYTYNTRGQLASVTDAESQTVSYTYNSAGLTATMTDPFGTTVYIYDALGRQIAIYEPDYDGAGSQLAPVTLFEYNDDGELAAVITRDGKTSYEYDNLGRIISVTEADPDDSGLASGTGLGSGTGVTGSASGGAEIVVTDGVVSGVVLTDGSSSVSFGAVDIGKYAIRTFEIANIGGSDLLISSITLPSDFKIISYSDEEVAPGESTTITVRFAPTSIASYSVALTINNNDSDESSFEIQLTGSGQASSNGSEAAASTSYVYNSNGRITSETDALSNTTSYLYDNLGRLTKKTDAEGGETEYTYDANGNMLTLTDPEENVTTWTYDYLNQVLTDTNQLSDVRSYEYDAAGNLTEYTDRNGRVTEYIYDDLQRRTAEKWMDGATVLHTLSYAYDAASQLTSASDSAATYTFTYDNLGRVTNTEHDLAALGFDVDLEEAYDSLGRRTGLTAVVDGADDLANEYTYDYWNRLTRVTQGGTGGSGGSVVAEKRVDFTYDAEDDYQFASITAYADLAGSELVYTSGYTYDRADRLTALSYQDSSSSTLAGYTWGFDSANRLTDFTVTGYSAENATYSYDDTSQLTGADRNGTSNDESYAYDSNGNRTSYTIGDNNQITSDGTYSYTYDDEGNRLTKTNISTGEVIEYQWDYRNRLTGITTKDSGGSVTHDVDYTYDIFNHRIVKTIDADGAGSGTATKEVYIYDGLREEMGNAGDHILFAFDESDDLIDRFLYGASVDQILAQEEVTSTSSAGDVLWALSDNLGSIRDVASYNPVTDTTTIVNHLAYDAFGNVTSESNTAIDLLFAYTGRERDEESALQYNRARYYDTGTGQWISQDPLGFDAGDENLYRYVGNTVLVFSDPSGLEERTWGRFLYEEVNPWGFGETRGKQIGEGIGAWANIPNDIRRFKSRLKSTNDLKRRATANMADPRSINVNFDGPLMDDYRKSRKQMMDRGRDDVNNAVKEVTEGAIAAAELTEACLTTAMGGLPGSKGNVVKEVATDGLEAAAGALGKKGAKQVTEEAAGQGAKQLDNVASSAKNAPTTLSKSADDIRFSQNSVSFNKVDRVTGKPFTYNDLVESMRTKGWQGDPVDVVRMPDGRLTSMDNTRIRAAREAGIEVKMQERAFDAPLTLAEVERFSHSGNVPSTWGEAIQIRIGRQSGGFGSKTPYGSNTLPRPTGMPE